The window GCGAGTTCGCCGAACCCTGCCTCTGGCATTGCAAGAAAACCTCTGAGTGCATCGTCGCGAAGGGTATTCCCAAGCGGGAGCCCCGACGAACTTGAGAACCCAGCCCCGAGGAACAGGACGAGGCCGCTGCTGGCGGCCTGCTCCGCGATATAGCGGATTTCTGCAAGGTCAACGCGCCAAGGCTTCCGGCGCGTCATTCCCGACGACCTAACGAAGAACCGAACGGTAGGCTCGGAGTCTAGGTGGTGATCCGGCGTGTCCTCGCCGGACCGCTCGATGAGCAAGATTAGGCGCTTGACCGCCCAGAACCGCGTCCCATCGATGCTGCCGAAGAGGCGCCAGATGGCTTCGGCCCACTCGTCGTCCAATACAGCCTCGTTGTAGGCAATGAACGCAAGACTGCTCGTCTGCAGTTCTTCTGAGAACAGGGCAGTAGCGAGCCCAGAAACTTCTCGCTCGGATCTGCTCGCGAGCTCAGTCCGGTCGTCGATGCTCGCGTGCACGATGCTCTCGTCGGCCCGGATATTGACTCGGGACTCTGCGCCTCCGGAACGCGGAACCCGCAAGTACCCCTCGATGCGGGTCTTCAGAGTGTGATCGAATCCTCCACGGACCCCACGCTCGACATCAGAGGCGACAATTAGCGAAGCACCGACAGAGTGCGCGGCGGCCCGCACGAGGTCGCTGTGTCCGGCAAAATCATCGACTACTATGGGCAAGACAGATGTGTTGCTATCGTCCTCATCTGGATCCTCCAGCAACTCGGATAGCAAGCGCAGCACATCACGGGTCTGCAAGCGCGCGCTCCAACTGCTCGCGTAGTCTTGCTGTTTCTACACGGCTCTCGTGCGTGACGCCCAGCGATGCGAGGGTCGGCCTCTCTTCTCGGTAGGCTAAGACGAGGTTGTCGAACGCAGTCATGACGTGCCGGGTCTCGGGGGAGCGCTGACTACGCCGGAGCTCGCTGGCAACGCGCTCGATAACGGCGTCCCGGTGATTGTCGTCCACGTAAATCTCGTGGGGAGTCGGACCCATGATCTGACCGAGGCGTCGCCGTGCCTCCGTCACCGCGTATCCGGAGTAGAGCGAGAAATGACTCGGATTCCGAGCACGCGAACTGAGAGTGTCAGCAAATGCCGAAATGGCCTTCGCGACGGTGTGATCCAGTCGGTTCAGTTCATCGCTATCGCTCGGTCTCCGGATGGCCGTTGCAGAAGAAGTTGATCCGTTAACCAGAAGAAACAGCAGGAGTGCAATCGATGGTAGTCGAAGCCCCTCTGCCTGGCCCTCCAGGAGACCTACTGCGTCCTCAAGCCGCCTCACTCCTACTTCCCTGTAGCCTTGGTGGGTCAGGCTCACCAAGGCAAAGGCATCGATTGGATCGAGACCAATTGGATCTTCGTCAGACTCTTGCAGTACGCGGCGTAGCAGAGCGTATACGGCCCGACCTTCAGGCGTGACGAGAGTGGACGGGCCAGCCTGGATTATGAGCGGAGGATCTAGGAAACGAGAACGGACCCTCGGCGCTGCCGGCAGGGAAGTCAGGGCATCGCGAAGGCGAGCGCCAGATGTTCTGGGATTAAAGAGCTTGGAGAACAAGAGTTTGAGATCATCATCGAGACTGCTAGTCGGCTCACCCGTTTGCACGATCCATAGCTGGCCAAGACTGTTGACGAGATTCTGACCATCCTGTCTCCGAAGGACGAATGGCACGCCGAAGATGTCCGACGGATCGCGCACCCTGCTCACGGGCCCGCGTCCCTGGCGAAGTAGTCTTCGGCCGTGAACAGTTCACCATTGAGGGTGGCAGGTGGACTCGCCTGTGAAGGCAGGATCACGACGACTTGAGCTGCCAGACCTTCTTTCAGGAGTCGCTGGTCTAGGAAATGCCAGAGACGGCTCCTCCTACTCTGCTCAACGAACGCACCAAACTCATCAAGGACGAATACGCGGTAGTGAGCCGCGGACGTACCATGGCTCAGGATCGCAGCCAACATGTATGCGAACGCTCGCTCCCCGCTCGAAAACGCCTCGATCGGTCGTCGCCTCTGTTCACCAGTCTTCGTGCGCCAGGACACGAACCCATTCACCAGGTCAAATCGCTGAAAGTCACCCCCATCGAAGATGGCCTCACGGATGTCTTGGTTGGAGAGATAGTCGGCCATCTGTCCCTCGTACCACTTAACTAGGCTCTCGGCGTATCGAGCCCGGCTGGGGTAGCCGCGTACGACGATCGAGCGTTTGATGTCGTCTAGAGCCGCCTCAACAGCGGCGACTTGATTCAGTGAAGCGTCAACGTCCGACTGGACGCGTCGCGCCGCATCCGCTAGACGCACCAATCGTCGAAGCGCGTCCGTGCGGTCTGCCTTGAGTGTCGGGATGGTGCCAGCAGGGACACTTTCCCTGAGCCATTGATAGTCGGCGCCCCGTGCGATGAGGCGCAGGGCGCGGACGAGCTGGTCCTCTAGTTCACGGCGTAGTGCCTTCTTCAGCGAGAGCTCGTCGCGGAGACGTTGCTGTTCGGCGACTCGGTCCTGACGGAGCGCGACGGTATCGTTCAGGGCCTCTTGGGCTCCGGAAGCTGCGATCTCCAAGCGTTGCTCCAAGTCCGCCACCTTACTGTCCAAGGTTGATGCGCCCCCACTCCTATTGAGCAAATCAAGATGTACTCGCAGCTCCGCTTCACGCTGGATCTCGCTGGTAATTTGCAGCTCTACCGCGCGCAGCCGCTCGGACATCTCTGAATACTTATCCCCTGATGAGCCTCGAATCTGGTCTTCCTTTGCCTCGATCTCACGCTCCACTTCAAGCAACAGGGTTGCTTTCCGGTCCGCGTCTCGAAGCGCTTCGCAAACGTTCGAAAGCACTCTGATACGAGATTCTGACGTTGCTATCTGCTCATCGATCCTCGCGAGCTGTTCATATGATACGTCTCTCTCCAACTCGTCACTTCTCGCATCGAG of the Chloroflexota bacterium genome contains:
- a CDS encoding SIR2 family protein, with product MQTRDVLRLLSELLEDPDEDDSNTSVLPIVVDDFAGHSDLVRAAAHSVGASLIVASDVERGVRGGFDHTLKTRIEGYLRVPRSGGAESRVNIRADESIVHASIDDRTELASRSEREVSGLATALFSEELQTSSLAFIAYNEAVLDDEWAEAIWRLFGSIDGTRFWAVKRLILLIERSGEDTPDHHLDSEPTVRFFVRSSGMTRRKPWRVDLAEIRYIAEQAASSGLVLFLGAGFSSSSGLPLGNTLRDDALRGFLAMPEAGFGELAPAFFEYLRANERLLEVEHQMQSDEFHRRLTLERVLREEIWRSGADDSRTLSDFEKMNEIALKNRGPAVSGLHNVIKVIPRTVVITVNFDTLVEVGDGGVHTMVTEQEFRNGRDYLPTYLAEPDNPVPFLKLHGSIGSRETIIATVDQTAQGLSTEKEDCIRAILETNSKVPWVYVGYSMRDPDIWSVLQSRVVADRADEYWVGPFEDPNALAWSGLHRQFGQEKQTFWERCITLTADRFFEQLSVAWATQHD